The following are from one region of the Advenella mimigardefordensis DPN7 genome:
- a CDS encoding ChbG/HpnK family deacetylase yields MAHKKKQLTLCVDDFGLNEYVNQAVFQLAAAHRISATSCLTQADAWAAGAHQLRGLDIDIGLHINFTEQLGQDTHFHQPLSRLMVSAWLRRLKPAILVRSIERQCDLFEKHMKREPDFFDGHQHVHQFPQIRDALMDVLIRRYDCDDFWVRSTAMRNASLARGLQWKARLIALLGSSALRRRLQRIDFPYNDDFAGIYALAGGSARFEQHMREWLAEAGERIVIMCHPADGVDPKDSIGEQRAAEFAFLKSDAFGQLLTAQATRLARYPT; encoded by the coding sequence ATGGCACACAAGAAAAAACAGCTTACCCTCTGCGTTGATGATTTCGGTTTGAATGAGTACGTCAATCAGGCTGTCTTTCAACTGGCTGCCGCGCACCGGATCAGTGCCACCAGTTGCCTGACGCAGGCGGATGCGTGGGCAGCAGGCGCGCACCAGTTGCGCGGCCTGGATATTGACATCGGCTTGCATATTAATTTCACCGAGCAACTGGGACAGGATACTCATTTTCACCAGCCCCTGTCGCGCCTGATGGTGAGTGCATGGCTGCGCCGGCTGAAGCCGGCCATTTTAGTGCGCTCCATTGAACGCCAATGCGATCTGTTTGAAAAGCATATGAAACGCGAGCCGGATTTTTTTGACGGTCATCAGCATGTTCACCAGTTTCCGCAAATCCGTGACGCGCTGATGGATGTGCTGATTCGGCGTTACGATTGTGATGATTTCTGGGTGCGCTCTACGGCGATGCGCAATGCTTCGCTGGCCCGGGGCTTGCAATGGAAGGCGCGGCTGATCGCGCTGCTGGGCAGTAGTGCGCTGCGTCGACGCCTGCAGCGTATTGATTTTCCCTATAACGACGATTTTGCCGGTATCTACGCGCTGGCTGGTGGCAGCGCCCGTTTCGAGCAGCATATGCGGGAGTGGCTGGCCGAAGCCGGAGAGCGGATTGTCATTATGTGCCATCCGGCAGATGGTGTCGATCCGAAAGATAGTATTGGCGAGCAGCGGGCGGCGGAATTCGCGTTCCTCAAAAGCGATGCCTTTGGGCAATTGCTCACCGCGCAGGCCACTCGGCTGGCACGCTATCCAACCTGA